The following are encoded together in the Halomonas halophila genome:
- the yaaA gene encoding peroxide stress protein YaaA codes for MLSVISPAKTLDFETPATTAQATQPDFLDRSRELIGILRDLSPQQIGELMGVSDKIAGLNAARFAEWQTPFTPDNAKPAAQAFQGDVYVGLEAATFDEGDNAFAQEHLRILSGLYGLLRPLDLIQPYRLEMGTKLANPAGKDLYAYWKPTLTDALDRAIAESGSKVLVNLASNEYFKAVDAKKLDARVITPVFKDEKNGQYKIISFYAKKARGLMAAWMIQQRLDDPEGLKDFDVAGYRYSAAQSQGNTLVFCRAEQDRP; via the coding sequence ATGCTGAGCGTGATCTCGCCCGCCAAGACACTGGACTTCGAGACCCCGGCGACCACGGCCCAGGCCACCCAGCCCGACTTTCTCGACCGCAGCCGTGAGCTGATCGGCATCCTGCGCGACCTCTCGCCCCAGCAAATCGGTGAGCTGATGGGCGTCAGCGACAAGATCGCCGGGCTCAACGCGGCCCGCTTCGCCGAGTGGCAGACGCCTTTCACGCCGGACAACGCCAAGCCCGCCGCCCAGGCCTTCCAGGGTGACGTCTACGTGGGGCTGGAAGCCGCCACCTTCGACGAAGGCGACAACGCCTTCGCCCAGGAGCACCTGCGCATCCTCTCCGGCCTCTACGGCCTGCTGCGACCGCTGGATCTGATCCAGCCCTACCGGCTGGAAATGGGCACCAAGCTCGCCAACCCGGCCGGCAAGGATCTCTATGCCTACTGGAAGCCGACCCTGACCGATGCCCTCGATCGGGCCATCGCCGAGAGCGGCAGCAAGGTACTGGTCAACCTGGCCTCCAACGAGTACTTCAAGGCCGTCGATGCGAAGAAGCTCGACGCCCGTGTGATCACCCCGGTGTTCAAGGACGAGAAGAACGGCCAGTACAAGATCATCAGCTTCTACGCCAAGAAGGCCCGCGGCCTGATGGCGGCCTGGATGATCCAGCAGCGCCTCGACGATCCGGAAGGCCTCAAGGACTTCGACGTGGCCGGCTATCGCTACAGCGCCGCGCAGTCCCAGGGCAATACCCTGGTGTTCTGCCGCGCCGAACAGGATCGCCCGTAA
- a CDS encoding Tim44 domain-containing protein — MRQLFVMLVVGLLGFGLAVDHADARRLGGGKSFGSYSRSADSPSATSTRTNGTAGAAATQRKPSSGLSRFAGPFAGLLAGGLLASLFFGGAFDDLRFFDILLIGGALFLLFRLFARKRRPATAGGPGMETRESHEQAQAQPQAFTGSLGGGLAKEPAWFDRERFLGGAKEHFMTLQRAWDNNDFSQIQDYVTPELYNLLREERDQQPANNRTEVVRLFAELGSIQEIGSQAEATVLFHGILDENGEQNAFNETWHLVRELREGAPWHVQGIEQNPA, encoded by the coding sequence ATGCGTCAACTCTTCGTCATGCTCGTCGTCGGCCTGCTGGGCTTCGGCCTCGCCGTCGACCATGCCGACGCGCGCCGCCTGGGTGGCGGCAAGAGCTTCGGCAGCTATTCGCGCTCGGCGGACTCGCCGAGCGCGACCAGCACGCGCACCAACGGCACCGCCGGTGCGGCCGCGACCCAGCGCAAGCCGTCCAGCGGCCTGTCGCGCTTCGCCGGGCCCTTCGCCGGCCTGCTGGCCGGCGGCCTGCTGGCCTCGCTGTTCTTCGGCGGCGCCTTCGACGACCTGCGCTTCTTCGACATCCTGTTGATCGGCGGTGCGCTGTTCCTGCTGTTCAGGCTGTTCGCCCGCAAGCGGCGCCCGGCAACGGCAGGCGGCCCCGGCATGGAGACACGCGAGTCTCACGAGCAGGCTCAGGCTCAGCCCCAGGCCTTCACCGGTTCACTCGGCGGCGGTCTCGCCAAGGAGCCGGCGTGGTTCGACCGTGAGCGCTTCCTCGGCGGTGCCAAGGAGCACTTCATGACCCTGCAGCGCGCCTGGGACAACAACGACTTCTCGCAGATCCAGGACTACGTGACACCGGAGCTCTACAACCTGTTGCGCGAGGAACGCGACCAGCAGCCGGCGAACAACCGCACCGAGGTCGTGCGTCTGTTCGCCGAGCTCGGCAGCATCCAGGAAATCGGCTCCCAGGCCGAGGCTACGGTGCTTTTCCACGGCATTCTCGACGAGAACGGCGAGCAGAACGCCTTCAACGAGACCTGGCACCTGGTGCGCGAGCTTCGAGAAGGCGCCCCCTGGCACGTTCAGGGCATCGAGCAAAATCCCGCCTGA
- the pssA gene encoding CDP-diacylglycerol--serine O-phosphatidyltransferase: protein MSQDPSNREPQTPPPHDDDDLAKTFLRESEVVEEALEDGKKVRRKGIYLLPNLFTTSALFSGFFAVVAAINGDFTSASIAIFIAMVLDGLDGRVARLTNTQSAFGAEFDSLSDMLSFGVAPGLVAFTWILQDVGKTGWVVAFLYVACAALRLARFNVQIGSVDKRWFIGLPSPSAAAVVAASVWTFHSFDADAFGFKLLMLFLVGAAGVLMVSNVRYYSFKDVDLKGPVPFVVLLAIVLGFVVISIEPSVMLLLLFGAYVASGPVCALLRKMKSGAKG from the coding sequence ATGAGTCAGGACCCCAGCAATCGCGAGCCTCAGACCCCGCCGCCACACGACGACGATGATCTGGCCAAGACCTTCCTGCGTGAGTCGGAAGTGGTCGAGGAGGCGTTGGAGGATGGCAAGAAGGTCCGCCGCAAGGGGATCTACCTGCTGCCCAACCTGTTCACCACCTCGGCGCTGTTCTCCGGCTTCTTCGCCGTGGTGGCCGCCATCAACGGCGATTTCACCTCGGCTTCCATCGCCATCTTCATCGCCATGGTGCTTGACGGCCTGGACGGGCGGGTGGCGCGCCTGACCAATACCCAGAGCGCCTTCGGCGCCGAGTTCGACTCGCTGTCCGACATGCTGTCCTTCGGCGTGGCGCCCGGGCTCGTGGCCTTCACCTGGATCCTGCAGGACGTGGGCAAGACCGGTTGGGTGGTGGCCTTCCTCTATGTGGCCTGTGCCGCCCTGCGCCTGGCACGCTTCAACGTGCAGATCGGCAGCGTCGACAAACGCTGGTTCATCGGCCTGCCGAGCCCCTCCGCCGCGGCAGTGGTCGCCGCCAGCGTCTGGACCTTCCACAGCTTCGATGCCGATGCCTTCGGCTTCAAGCTGCTGATGCTGTTCCTGGTCGGTGCCGCCGGCGTGCTGATGGTCAGTAACGTTCGCTACTACAGCTTCAAGGACGTCGACCTCAAGGGGCCGGTGCCCTTCGTGGTGCTGCTGGCGATCGTGCTCGGTTTCGTGGTCATCTCCATCGAGCCGTCGGTGATGCTGCTGCTGCTGTTCGGCGCCTATGTCGCTTCCGGCCCGGTATGTGCTCTGCTGCGCAAGATGAAGAGCGGCGCCAAGGGCTGA
- a CDS encoding isochorismatase family protein yields the protein MRLVREKSLLLIVDLQAGLLPVLDGGEQAVGEASWLGGVASALEVPVWLTEQYPAGLGGSEPRLREALEGALYWEKSRFDAHAEPDFAKALAQSGRHQVVLCGAEAHVCVLQTGLGLREAGYEVFWLAEATVSRRREEASLARRRIERAGAWAVSADMAAYEWLERCDDARFGDVHRRFLKPRSPRPLRFFD from the coding sequence ATGCGTCTTGTTCGAGAGAAGAGCCTGCTGCTGATCGTCGACCTTCAGGCCGGGCTGCTGCCGGTGCTGGACGGCGGCGAGCAGGCCGTCGGGGAAGCGAGCTGGCTGGGTGGGGTCGCCTCTGCACTGGAGGTGCCGGTATGGCTGACCGAGCAGTATCCGGCGGGCCTCGGGGGCAGCGAGCCCCGGCTGCGCGAGGCACTCGAAGGCGCCCTTTATTGGGAAAAGAGCCGCTTCGATGCCCATGCGGAGCCTGACTTCGCCAAGGCGCTGGCCCAGAGCGGGCGGCACCAGGTGGTGCTGTGCGGGGCCGAGGCCCACGTCTGCGTGCTGCAGACGGGGCTCGGGCTTCGTGAGGCGGGCTACGAGGTCTTCTGGCTGGCCGAGGCCACCGTCAGCCGGCGGCGCGAGGAAGCGTCCCTGGCCCGGCGGCGGATCGAGCGGGCCGGCGCCTGGGCGGTGAGCGCCGACATGGCGGCCTATGAGTGGCTCGAGCGCTGCGACGATGCCCGCTTCGGGGACGTGCATCGCCGCTTCCTCAAACCGCGCTCTCCGCGGCCGCTGCGCTTCTTCGACTGA